Proteins from a single region of uncultured Methanobrevibacter sp.:
- a CDS encoding PaaI family thioesterase, producing MANFDSLENAREFFYKDKFAVNTGITLDELTEGEAICSLVLTDEHKNAYGGVMGGVIFTLADFAFAVLSNQIHQLTVAQQVDIHYLSAPKGDKLTAKATCRKNGRTSSIVNVDISDDTGRDVAQFIGTGFKL from the coding sequence ATGGCTAATTTCGATTCATTAGAAAATGCAAGAGAATTTTTCTACAAGGACAAATTCGCAGTAAATACTGGAATAACATTAGATGAATTAACAGAAGGCGAAGCTATCTGCAGCTTGGTTTTAACAGATGAACATAAAAATGCATATGGCGGTGTGATGGGTGGAGTAATATTCACACTGGCAGATTTTGCCTTTGCAGTTCTTTCAAATCAGATTCACCAGCTCACTGTTGCCCAGCAGGTTGACATTCACTATCTTTCAGCTCCAAAAGGGGATAAACTGACAGCCAAAGCTACATGCAGAAAAAACGGCAGGACTTCTTCTATTGTTAATGTTGACATTTCAGATGATACTGGCCGTGATGTTGCCCAGTTTATTGGAACTGGCTTTAAATTATGA
- a CDS encoding MarR family winged helix-turn-helix transcriptional regulator translates to MDSEMFDRAPFAAWIHNISKNQLKYLNLKLGDMNLDYDLRFILFIHDRPNSSQDDLVNFSGQSKGNIAKIVKKLEDDGYIIREINPKNRRKYMLNTTPKANELVPKIRQISRDWESEVGLTDGDEELKKRIKEISINSMKIIWE, encoded by the coding sequence ATGGATAGTGAAATGTTTGACAGGGCACCCTTTGCGGCATGGATTCATAATATTTCTAAAAACCAGCTGAAATATCTCAATTTGAAGCTTGGTGATATGAATCTGGATTATGATTTAAGATTTATATTATTCATTCATGACCGTCCGAATTCATCACAGGACGATTTGGTAAATTTCTCAGGTCAGAGCAAAGGAAACATAGCCAAGATTGTAAAAAAACTTGAGGATGATGGATATATAATAAGAGAAATCAATCCTAAAAACAGACGCAAATACATGTTAAATACAACACCAAAAGCCAATGAACTGGTTCCAAAGATAAGGCAAATCTCAAGAGACTGGGAAAGTGAAGTGGGACTGACTGATGGCGATGAGGAACTTAAAAAAAGAATAAAAGAAATTTCAATCAATTCAATGAAGATTATATGGGAGTAG
- a CDS encoding polysaccharide deacetylase family protein, translating into MILLSFDIEEFDGPLEHGVDYSLEEGMKVSVEGTNLILDVLKSNNVRATFFCTGNFAENAPEVMERIIKEGHEVACHGVDHWQPKETDFARSKEIVEGITGLTVTGYRQPRMFPVVESEIKRVGYRYNSSLNPAFIPGRYMNLRTPRTWFMKDGVMQIPASVTPILRFPLFWLSLHNLPEGLYHRMVRRVLNHDGYFVTYFHPWEFYELKEHPEFNMPFIIKNHSGSEMVKRLDNLVKMLKNHGHRFITYDEFVNVKLKNND; encoded by the coding sequence ATGATATTACTGAGTTTTGATATTGAAGAGTTTGACGGACCATTAGAGCATGGCGTAGATTATTCTCTTGAAGAAGGAATGAAAGTGTCCGTTGAAGGCACAAATCTTATTTTGGACGTGTTAAAGTCAAATAACGTAAGGGCGACATTTTTCTGTACAGGAAACTTTGCCGAAAATGCACCTGAGGTCATGGAACGCATAATTAAGGAAGGTCACGAAGTTGCATGCCACGGAGTGGATCACTGGCAGCCTAAAGAGACTGATTTTGCCCGTTCAAAGGAAATCGTCGAAGGCATTACCGGCCTTACAGTAACAGGCTATCGCCAGCCACGCATGTTTCCGGTTGTGGAATCTGAAATCAAGCGTGTTGGATACAGGTACAATTCATCACTCAATCCGGCATTTATTCCTGGCCGTTACATGAATTTAAGAACACCCCGAACATGGTTTATGAAAGACGGAGTCATGCAGATTCCCGCTTCAGTAACACCAATTTTAAGATTTCCACTGTTCTGGCTTTCACTGCACAACCTGCCTGAAGGACTGTATCACCGAATGGTTCGCCGTGTGCTTAACCACGACGGATATTTCGTAACATATTTCCATCCGTGGGAATTTTACGAGCTTAAAGAGCATCCTGAGTTCAACATGCCATTTATCATAAAAAACCACAGCGGAAGCGAGATGGTTAAGCGTCTGGACAATCTTGTAAAGATGCTTAAAAATCATGGCCACCGGTTCATAACCTATGATGAGTTTGTAAATGTTAAACTAAAAAATAATGATTAA
- a CDS encoding MFS transporter → MKIEFETYVIFISFITSFFAVFLSNGIIIGVPAIAQEFVMNNVIQNWIPTIFFLVVAVFTVPAGQISGKFGVKKSLLAGIIVFLLGSIGAVLSFSTESFLVFRIIQGAGVAFLNVSAMAMVVQAVKPQNRGKALGFTVTGVYLATSLSPVICGFLVHNLGWRAMFYFVIPFLVLCIILMAVKIPQEWKTYEGQPIDKLGSILWAIGILTFIYGFTSLVTTQGLVMTIVGLVILCIFGAYELRQSSPVFNMNLFKNSKFTSSNVAALCSYLAIMVVTTILNYHFQYVRGWDAQMSGMILIITPIIMAIMAPNAGKLSDRIHPQKLAAVGMSIAAVALLILTFLNGDTPIYFVILAMILQGIGMGLFSSPNMNAIMSSVPPKYAPTASASQATMRTIGQTMSLGLLTLIFAWVMGNLQLEPQYAAMIVQASQIICGICTVACVLAIFASLVGIRSKDEFNTKRE, encoded by the coding sequence ATGAAAATAGAATTTGAAACATATGTCATATTTATTTCATTCATTACATCCTTTTTTGCAGTGTTTTTATCAAACGGAATAATCATTGGTGTTCCGGCTATTGCACAGGAATTTGTAATGAACAATGTAATCCAGAACTGGATTCCAACAATATTTTTCCTTGTTGTGGCGGTATTTACCGTTCCGGCAGGTCAGATTTCAGGAAAATTCGGAGTTAAAAAATCACTTCTTGCAGGAATCATCGTGTTTCTGCTGGGATCTATCGGTGCAGTCCTTTCCTTTTCAACTGAATCATTTCTGGTATTCAGAATCATTCAGGGAGCAGGAGTTGCATTTTTAAATGTGTCTGCAATGGCAATGGTGGTCCAGGCGGTCAAACCTCAAAATCGTGGAAAGGCACTTGGTTTTACAGTAACAGGAGTATATCTTGCAACATCCCTTTCACCAGTTATCTGCGGATTTCTGGTACACAATCTCGGATGGAGGGCAATGTTTTACTTTGTAATTCCATTTTTGGTATTATGTATTATTTTGATGGCAGTAAAAATTCCGCAGGAGTGGAAAACATATGAAGGCCAGCCTATCGATAAGTTAGGTTCAATATTATGGGCAATAGGTATTTTGACATTCATCTACGGATTTACATCACTTGTAACCACTCAGGGACTTGTTATGACAATAGTGGGGCTTGTGATTTTATGTATCTTCGGCGCCTATGAGCTGAGACAGTCCTCACCGGTATTCAATATGAATCTGTTTAAAAACAGCAAGTTCACATCATCCAATGTGGCTGCACTGTGCAGCTATCTGGCTATTATGGTTGTAACAACCATTTTGAATTATCATTTCCAGTATGTCCGTGGATGGGATGCACAGATGTCAGGTATGATACTGATTATTACTCCAATCATCATGGCTATAATGGCTCCGAATGCCGGTAAGCTCTCAGACAGAATCCATCCCCAAAAACTTGCTGCAGTTGGAATGAGTATTGCTGCAGTTGCTCTTCTGATACTTACATTTTTAAACGGCGACACTCCGATTTACTTTGTCATATTGGCAATGATTCTGCAGGGTATCGGTATGGGACTTTTCTCAAGTCCGAACATGAACGCAATCATGAGTTCAGTTCCTCCGAAATATGCTCCAACAGCTTCTGCTTCACAGGCAACAATGAGAACAATAGGTCAGACCATGAGTTTAGGGCTTCTGACTTTGATATTTGCATGGGTAATGGGCAACCTGCAGCTTGAACCCCAATATGCTGCAATGATTGTGCAGGCTTCACAGATAATCTGCGGAATCTGTACTGTTGCATGTGTCCTTGCAATATTTGCTTCCCTTGTGGGAATACGCTCAAAAGATGAATTCAACACAAAAAGAGAATAA
- a CDS encoding cytochrome c biogenesis CcdA family protein — translation MEILPFISFFTGVISILSPCILPIIPIFVAFSLKTKTKTEILAFVLGLLSIFVAIIFLTGFFTSIVYGYMFYIRIVSALILLVIGIMMLAGRSISFGAVSSRSGEGVVGSFILGLLTSVSWTPCYSAYLISLIALLMGSDSAYAVLNILLYCFGFALTLFVLSFLISKIDLDRLISKTKYIPKIFAVLIILGAVYLMWESLKVLI, via the coding sequence ATGGAAATACTTCCTTTTATTTCCTTTTTTACAGGTGTAATTTCAATATTGTCACCATGTATTTTGCCTATAATTCCGATATTTGTAGCTTTCAGCTTAAAGACAAAAACAAAAACTGAAATACTGGCATTCGTTTTGGGACTTTTAAGTATCTTTGTGGCCATAATATTTCTTACAGGATTTTTCACATCCATTGTTTACGGCTATATGTTTTATATCCGAATAGTCTCTGCTTTAATCCTTCTTGTGATTGGAATTATGATGCTTGCCGGACGCTCCATTTCTTTTGGAGCAGTTTCTTCTAGAAGCGGTGAAGGTGTAGTCGGATCATTTATTTTAGGTCTTTTAACGTCAGTTTCTTGGACTCCGTGTTACAGCGCATATCTTATTTCTCTGATTGCACTTCTTATGGGTTCCGACAGTGCTTATGCAGTATTAAACATTTTACTGTATTGTTTTGGTTTTGCATTGACATTGTTTGTTTTGAGTTTTTTAATTTCAAAAATCGATTTGGACAGGCTGATTTCAAAAACAAAATATATCCCTAAAATATTTGCAGTTCTGATAATTTTAGGAGCAGTCTATTTGATGTGGGAATCTCTGAAAGTACTTATTTAG
- a CDS encoding thioredoxin family protein — protein MKKYILIGLAVMVLLTLTMAVSAVDFESGAIQGLNVTTDIDGAFSIAQSQNKTVAIIFDQDSCVYCDMLKDNVLSDKNVQKELNEKCIVLLVDINKNPQIAGKYQVFGTPVVHFVDGNGKTVQKIEGYVESDEFLSALKEI, from the coding sequence ATGAAAAAATATATTTTAATAGGACTTGCTGTAATGGTCCTTTTAACATTAACAATGGCTGTAAGTGCAGTTGATTTTGAAAGCGGAGCAATTCAGGGTCTGAATGTCACAACTGACATTGACGGTGCATTCAGCATAGCTCAAAGCCAGAACAAAACTGTTGCAATAATATTTGACCAGGACAGCTGTGTTTACTGTGACATGTTGAAAGATAATGTTTTAAGTGACAAAAATGTCCAAAAGGAACTTAATGAAAAATGCATTGTTCTTTTGGTTGACATTAACAAAAATCCTCAAATTGCCGGCAAATATCAGGTTTTCGGAACACCTGTAGTTCATTTTGTTGACGGCAACGGCAAGACAGTCCAAAAAATTGAAGGTTATGTGGAAAGTGATGAGTTTTTAAGCGCTCTTAAGGAGATTTAA
- a CDS encoding aspartate kinase has product MDLIVAKFDGNALADGEKIKNAAASVIKEYEKGNKVVVIASATSNTTDELIKLSTEAVGRLLTDSQKAEIMAMGERTSARLLKSALEAQGAKAEVIDPYNDLWPIVTDTNFLEAKIDLMQSQAKINTLKILLNQGIIPVVCGFLGKGPGGEVTTLGRGGSDITAFLIGNSLDADEIIIVSDVDGVMSSDPAQIEKAKLVKEISVEELRNLSTKGVQLIHPHALKYKTKDLYAKIINCSHVDLTASGTEIIGPFEDSTLKTISLYDYPLSIIAIVGDSLLSKEGILSDLTHHLAENNLNIYKLSVTDNSITIFVDKKEAQKAYHILHDFVLASDIFNSLSLGQDTAMITIVSLDIIEKPGIIAAITEQLRKNNIKIIEINSSQTAIVVIVDWKDGETAKELIDEILE; this is encoded by the coding sequence ATGGATTTGATAGTAGCAAAGTTTGATGGAAATGCACTAGCAGACGGTGAAAAAATTAAAAATGCAGCCGCATCTGTCATAAAAGAATATGAAAAAGGCAATAAAGTAGTAGTAATAGCTTCAGCTACAAGCAACACTACTGATGAGCTCATAAAGCTTTCCACTGAAGCTGTTGGCAGGCTTTTGACAGATTCCCAAAAAGCCGAAATTATGGCAATGGGAGAGAGAACCAGTGCAAGACTATTAAAATCAGCCCTTGAAGCCCAGGGTGCAAAAGCAGAAGTTATCGACCCATATAATGATTTATGGCCTATTGTAACTGATACTAATTTTTTAGAGGCTAAAATTGATCTGATGCAGAGCCAGGCAAAAATCAATACCCTGAAAATCCTTTTAAATCAGGGCATAATTCCTGTTGTGTGCGGTTTTTTAGGAAAAGGACCTGGAGGAGAAGTAACAACATTAGGCCGTGGCGGAAGTGACATTACTGCATTTTTAATTGGAAATTCACTTGATGCAGATGAAATAATTATCGTAAGCGATGTTGACGGAGTTATGTCAAGTGATCCTGCACAGATTGAAAAGGCCAAACTGGTTAAGGAAATATCCGTTGAAGAACTTAGAAATCTCTCAACCAAAGGAGTGCAACTGATACATCCTCACGCATTGAAATATAAAACCAAAGATTTGTATGCAAAAATTATCAACTGTTCACATGTTGACCTCACAGCAAGCGGAACAGAAATTATAGGTCCTTTTGAAGACTCAACACTGAAAACAATTTCACTGTATGACTATCCTCTTTCAATAATAGCAATTGTGGGAGATTCACTATTGTCAAAAGAAGGAATACTTTCCGATTTGACACATCATTTGGCCGAAAACAATTTGAACATCTACAAATTATCAGTCACAGACAATTCAATTACCATTTTTGTAGACAAAAAGGAAGCCCAAAAAGCATATCACATACTGCATGATTTTGTTTTAGCAAGCGACATATTCAATTCCCTCTCATTGGGTCAGGACACAGCAATGATTACCATTGTAAGTCTTGACATCATTGAAAAACCGGGAATAATAGCTGCAATAACAGAACAGCTTAGAAAAAACAATATAAAAATAATTGAAATCAACTCATCACAAACAGCAATAGTTGTTATTGTTGACTGGAAAGACGGTGAGACCGCCAAAGAACTGATTGATGAAATTCTGGAATAG
- a CDS encoding DUF3244 domain-containing protein — MDKKELIILGIIAVVAVVIAAIILAPQIDAKSTSIEILNEKNIGENGTLYIKLKDNEKGALANQSVHIKLTDKKNKVIYEKTVKTHTTGVAIVKLKNVTGGDYNINITYDGDANFTGCSLSQKITVQGEVVDDPIANSTLIQQTLAEDNQDNNDDSQDSQSSSDSSYSSDNSYTPSQSSSSSSSSSSSRSDSGDLPQYDEDGLINYDEDGYVNYDEDGNVIN; from the coding sequence ATGGATAAGAAAGAGTTAATAATACTTGGAATAATTGCAGTTGTTGCAGTTGTTATCGCAGCAATCATATTGGCTCCTCAAATAGATGCCAAATCAACAAGTATTGAAATTTTAAACGAAAAAAACATTGGAGAAAACGGTACCTTATATATAAAATTGAAAGATAATGAAAAGGGTGCCCTCGCAAATCAATCAGTCCATATTAAACTTACCGATAAGAAAAATAAGGTTATTTATGAAAAAACCGTTAAAACTCATACGACAGGAGTTGCAATCGTCAAGCTGAAAAATGTAACTGGAGGCGACTATAACATCAACATAACATACGATGGAGATGCTAACTTTACAGGATGTAGCCTTTCACAAAAAATAACAGTCCAAGGAGAAGTTGTTGACGATCCTATTGCAAACAGCACACTCATTCAGCAAACCCTTGCAGAAGACAATCAGGATAACAATGATGACTCACAAGACTCACAGAGTTCATCAGACTCATCATATTCATCTGACAATTCATACACTCCGTCACAAAGTTCATCCTCTTCTTCAAGTAGTAGTAGTTCACGTAGTGACAGCGGCGACCTGCCTCAATACGATGAAGACGGATTGATAAACTACGATGAAGACGGATATGTCAACTACGATGAGGACGGTAACGTGATAAATTAA